GGTCCGGATCTCCGGGCAGGCGACGCGGGCCGGCGGGCGGCGGCGGCGTGGCGGGCGGCTCGACCGGCACGTCGGGCAGCCAGCCACCCACCCGGATCCCGGCCTGCGTGATCTCGTCCTCAGCCACCGCCCCTCCCTCGGCTGCCGGAGCCGGCGGCCGTCAACGCGGTCCACCGCAGGGCAGGATGACACACGCCTCGATCTTCGAGAAGTCGTCGGCGCGGGCCAATTTTCCCGACGGCCGGCACCTGCCGCGCGTCGGTCCGGCGAAAACCCTCGCCCCCTCGCCGAGGCGGCGGGCTGCGGACGGCGGACGGCGGGCGGCGGGCGGCGGGCGGCGGGCGGCGGGCGGCGGGCGGCGGGCGCCGAGGCAAGCCGGTGAGGCGACGAGGCGGCAAGCCGGTGAGGCGACGCCGCTGTCCCGGCGAACTCAGCCGACCTGGAAGCCGAGTGCGTGGGCCAGCGCCACGGCCTGCTCGACGTCGACCCGCGCCCCGGCGCGCTCGACAGTGGTCGGGTCGAGCCCGGACAAATCGCTGCCGCGCAGGTCGGCGCGGGTCAGCTTGGCGCCGCGCAGTTGGGCGCCGGACAGGTCGACCCCGGTGAGCACCGCGCCGGTCAGGTCGGCGCCGGACAGGTCGACCTCACGCATCCGCACGTCGGTGATCCGCGCCCCGCGCAGGTCGGCTCCGGGCAGGGCGACGAAGGACCAGTCGCCCCGGTCGACCCGCAGCGGGCGCATGTCGCACCTGTCGAAGCTGCTGCCGACCAGCTTGCAGCCGGTGAACTCGGCCTCGAACAGGTTGCACCGGGTGAACGTGCAGCGGGTGAACGCCGAGTCGGTGTGCCGGGAGGCGTTGAACGCCACGGTGCCGAAGACGCACTCGGTGAAGACGGCGCCTCGGGTGGCCGCCTCGGTGAGGTCGACGTCGAAGAACTCGCACCGCACGAAGTGCCTGTCGACCAACTCTTCGGCGTACCAGTCCTGCTGGCGGTAGGTGGCGTCCTCGACCGGCTCCGGCATGCCGTCGACCCTAGTGCCGGCGGCCGACACTTCCGACCAGGCGTACCGGCGGGTAGGTTCGCTGCGTGAGCGTCGCAGTGAGCACCGATCCCGGCCGTGTCGGCTTCGATCCCGCCCGGTTGGCGCGGATCGACGAGCACTTCGCCCGCTACGTCGACGACGGCCGGCTCGCCGGCTGGCAGATCGTGGTCACCCGCCGCGGCGAGGTCGCCCACTCCACGGCGTACGGGCTGCGCGACCGGGAGGCCGGCACGCCGGTCGAGGCGGACACGCTGTGGCGGATCTACTCGATGACCAAGCCGATCACCTCGGTCGCCGCGATGATGCTCTGGGAGGAGGGCCGGTTCGAGCTGACCGACCCGATCAGCCGCTGGCTGCCGGAGTTCGCCGACGTCCGGGTCTACGACAAGGGTTCGGTGCTCAAGCCGTACACCGTGCCGGCGACCGAGCCGGTGCGGATCTGGCACCTGCTCACCCACACCGCCGGCCTGACGTACGGCTTCGCCCAGGTCTCGGTGGTCGACGGCCTCTACCGGGCGGCCGGTTTCGACCTGGGCGTGCCGGCGGGGGCGGACCTCGCCGCGGCGTCCGCCGGCCTGGCCCGGCTGCCGCTGCTCTTCCAGCCCGGCACGAGCTGGAACTACGGCGTCTCCACCGACGTGCTCGGCCGCCTGGTCGAGGTGGTGTCCGGCCAGTCGCTCGACGCCTTCTTCTCCGAGCGGATCCTCCGTCCGCTCG
The genomic region above belongs to Micromonospora sp. WMMD1128 and contains:
- a CDS encoding pentapeptide repeat-containing protein yields the protein MPEPVEDATYRQQDWYAEELVDRHFVRCEFFDVDLTEAATRGAVFTECVFGTVAFNASRHTDSAFTRCTFTRCNLFEAEFTGCKLVGSSFDRCDMRPLRVDRGDWSFVALPGADLRGARITDVRMREVDLSGADLTGAVLTGVDLSGAQLRGAKLTRADLRGSDLSGLDPTTVERAGARVDVEQAVALAHALGFQVG
- a CDS encoding serine hydrolase domain-containing protein produces the protein MSVAVSTDPGRVGFDPARLARIDEHFARYVDDGRLAGWQIVVTRRGEVAHSTAYGLRDREAGTPVEADTLWRIYSMTKPITSVAAMMLWEEGRFELTDPISRWLPEFADVRVYDKGSVLKPYTVPATEPVRIWHLLTHTAGLTYGFAQVSVVDGLYRAAGFDLGVPAGADLAAASAGLARLPLLFQPGTSWNYGVSTDVLGRLVEVVSGQSLDAFFSERILRPLGMTDTRWWVDAADAKRLAALYTPHPATGQAVRADQIGRAALAEPGWHSGGGGLVSTAADYHRFTQFLLRGGELDGVRLLGPRTLSFMTRNHLPGNRDLASFSPDGFAETVLDGIGFGLGFAVVLDPVPARVPSSVGQYYWGGMASTAFWVDPVEEVTALLFTQLMPSSVYPLRSQLRQLVYSALVD